Sequence from the Streptomyces sp. NBC_00358 genome:
TCGGCTCGCGCCGTGAATTCCTCGCCGTGTGCAAGGCCATGCTGGCCGAGGGCACAGCGCCGGACTTCATCATCGTCGACGGCGCCGAGGGCGGAACGGGCGCGGCTCCCCTGGAGTTCGCCGACAACGTCGGACTGCCGCTCGGCGAAGGACTGATGACCGTGCACAACGCCCTCGTCGGCGTCGGGCTGCGGGACCGGATCCGTATCGGCGCCGGCGGCAAGGTCGCCACCGGAAGCGACCTCGTGAAGCGTCTGCTCCAGGGCGCCGACTACACCAACGCCGCCCGCGCCATGATGTTCGCGGTCGGATGCATCCAGGCGCAGCGCTGCCACACCAACACCTGCCCGGTCGGGGTCGCCACCCAGGACGAACGCCGCGGCCGCGCCGTCGACGTCGAGGACAAGTCCCGGCGCGTTCACCGTTTTCAGCAGGCGACGGTGAAGAGCGCACTCCAGATCATGGCGTCGATGGGCGTCGACCATCCGAGCGGCCTGCGCCCCCACATGCTGCTTCAGCGGGTGGACCCGCACACCGTCCGTTCCTACGCCGAACTCCATGAATGGCTCACCCCCGGCCAACTGCTCGCATCGGTCCCGGACACCTGGGCAGCCGACTGGCAGGCGGCCGACCCGGACCGCTTCACCCACTGACCCAGCGCCCCCGGTTCAGGGGGCCGCACCGGACCGAAGGACATTCCCGTGGCACGCACTGTCGCCCAAGTGATCGTCGACGGACTCAAGGAGCTGGGCGTCAGGCACGTCTTCGGCGTCGTCGGAGACGCCCTGAACCCGCTGACCGACGCCATCCGCACCACGGAGGAGCTGCGCTGGGTGGGCTGTCGGCACGAAGAGGCCGCGGCCTTCGCCGCGGGAGCACAGTCGCAGCTCTCGGGAACCCTCGGGGTCTGCATGGGAACCGTCGGACCGGGCTCGGTACACCTGCTCAACGGACTCTACGACGCGGCCAAGAGCCGGACGCCGGTCCTGGCGATCTGCGGTCAGGTGCCCCTCGCCGAGATCGGCAGCGAGTACTTCCAGGAAGTGGACAACGACCTGCTCTTCCGCGACGTGGCCGTGTACCGCGCCACCGTCACCTCTCCGGACCAGATGCCGCGCATGCTCGAATCGGCCGTACGCGCGGCCGTCAGCCAGGGCGGAGTGGCCGTCCTCACTGTTCCGGGTGACCTCGGCGACCAGGAACTGAACGAGAACCGGCCGGCACGTTTCGCGCTGGACCGTGCCGTGACCCGGCCCGACGACCCCGCGCTCGTCGAGGCCGCCGAACTCCTGAACAGCGCCTCCCGCGTGACCCTGCTCGTCGGCCGCGGAGCGCGCGACGCCCGCGACGAAGTGCTCCGCACCGCCGAGCTGCTCGCCGCGCCCATGGTGCTCACCCTCAAGGCGAAGGAGGGCTTCGAGGACGACAACGCCTTCCAGGTCGGCCAGACCGGCCTCATCGGGAATCCCGCCGCCGGCCACGCGCTCGACAAGGGCGACGTACTCCTGATGCTGGGCACCGACTTCCCGTACCGCGACTGGTATCCGAAGGACTGCAAAGTCGTCCAGGTCGATGCCCGCGAAGAGCATCTGGGCCGCAGGGTCCCGGTGACCGTGGGGCTCGCCGGTGACGTCGGAGCCACGCTGCGCGGCCTGCTTCCACTGCTGGAGGCGGCGTCCGACCGCACCCACCTGGACGACGCCCGCGAACGGTTCGCCCACTGGCAGGAAGGACAGCGGCGCCTGGCACGCCCCGACCACGAACACCGCTGGACCGGGAAGCTGCGCGCGGTGCTCGACAACCGCGACCACCAGATCCGCCCCGAAGCACTCGCGGCGGCGGTCGACACCTTCGCCGACCAGGACGCCGTCTTCACCTCCGACACCGGCATGGCCACGGTCTGGCTCTCCCGCTTCGTCACCATGACCGGCACCCGGCGGCTGATCGGGTCCTACAACCTCGGCTCCATGGCCAACGCCATGCCGCAGGCCCTCGGGGCCCAACTCTGGGCGCCGGACCGCCAGATCGTCGCGTTCTGCGGCGACGGCGGGATCAGCATGCTCCTGGGAGACCTCATGACCATCAAGACGTACGAGCTTCCGGTGAAGCTCGTGGTCTTCGACAACCGCCGGCTCGGGATGGTCAAGCTGGAACAGGAACAGGCGGGCCTGCCCGAGTTCGGCACGGAACTCGACAACCCCGACTTCGCCGCGGTCGCCACCGCTCTCGGGATCACCGGAATCCGGGTGACCGACCCCGCCGAGCTCCACGACAGCGTGCGCCGGGCGTTCGACACACCGGGACCGGTTCTGCTCGACGTGCTGACCAACCCGGAGGAGGTGGCCGTGCCCGGCAAGCCGACCGTGTCACAGGGCTGGGGTTTCGCCATCGCGAAGGTCAAGGAAGTCCTGTCGAGCCGCGAAAACTGACCGACGACGGTGGGGCCGGGCCGGCTTCGAATTCGGGGACGAGTCCCTGTGGGCCCGCCCCGCCGAATTGCTCCGCCCCTACCCGGGGTCCCAGGCGGTGGGCCGGACGCGCAGGGGGGCCCGCGGCCCGCCGGTGTGCCGAGACGCGCTCAGTCGGTGGTGAGCATGCCGGTCCGCAGTTTGGTGAGGGTCCGCGAGAGCAGGCGGGAGACGTGCATCTGGGAGACGCCGAGGTGTTCGCCGATCTGGGCCTGGGTGAGTTCGTCGACGAAGCGCAGGTGGATGATGCGCCGTTCGCGGTCGTCGAGTTCGCAGAGCAGCGGGGCCAGGGCGTTGTAGTCCTCGACGAGTTCGAGCGCGTTGTCATCCGTGCCGATGAAGTCGGCCAGCGCGGCTTCGCCCTCGTTGCCGGAGTTGATGGTGGCGTCGAGCGAGGAGGAGGCGTAGCCGTTGGAGGCGAGGCGAGCTTCGTTGACTTCGTCCTCGGTGAGGACCATCAGCTGGGCGAGTTCCTTGACGGTGGGGGTGCGGCCGAGTCGGCCGCGGAGCTCGTCGGTGGCTTTGGCGAGCTGGATGCGGGCTTCCTGGAGGCGGCGGGGGACGTGGACGGCCCACGAGGTGTCGCGGAAGAACCGCTTGATCTCACCGACGATGTAGGGGATGGCGAAGGAGGTGAACTCGACTTCGCGGGTGAGTTCGAACCGGTCGATGGCCTTGATCAGCCCGATCGTGCCGACCTGGACGACGTCCTCCATCTCACCCTGACCGCGGCTGCGGAAGCGCGCGGCCGCGAAGCGGACGAGGGTGAGATTCATTTCGATGAGGGTGTTGCGCGCGTACTGGTACTCGGGCGTGCCCTCTTCCAGAATGGCGAGCCGGTCGAAGAACAGCCTGGACAGTTTGCGGGCGTCCTTGGGGGCGACCCGGGACGGGTCCACGATCTCCGGCAGGTCCGCCGTCCGCACTGCTGTCGCCTCGGTCACGGTCATGTCGGGCCCCTCCCACATGGTCCAGCCCCCGTGCAGTCGACTGCTGGAGCCGACAACAGAGCGCCTACCCGCGGCTGGCGACGCCACTCCAGGCAATACCGGGAGCGCGTCCGGCCACCGCGGTGGTGGATGGTGGCGTGAAGGGCTGCCCCGCTGTCGCGCGTGAAGCGGGCGGGTGAGCGGAGAAGGTCCGCTCACCCGCCCGCTTCCGGGGGTGACGCAGTGGTCAGGCGCGGCCGTTCTGGTAGTAGCCGCCGACCTGCTCGTGGTAGCCGGCGTCACCGACGTGCTTGTCCTTGTCGAACTCGGGGGAGTCCTTGATCTGGTCCTTGGTGAGAGCGACGTAGATCTTCCGCTCGGTCTCGTCGACCCGCTGGACGGTTCCGGCCGGCAGCAGCACGTGCTTGCCGAAGATCCACACGCCGGTGTCGACGACGAGGTACGCGGAGTTGACGTCGTCCGAGTGCTTGTCGACCTTCCCGATATGGCCGTCGGTCGCCTCGACCTTGTACCCGGTCAGATCGGTGCCCGCGATGTGGCCGGTGGTCGGCTGGTAGCCCCAGATGCTGTCACTCATAGAACGGCTCCCTCATTGAGAATTCTTTACCGGCCGCCGCGGAAACGCGGGGCCGGAACAGTCGCCGCGAAATTCCGCGACGATTCCTCGGAGCGTCGAGTGCCCTTCCTTCCCGACCTCACACATCTGCGCGCCGACTGGAATATTCCAGGGAACAAAAGCGGGTGGGGCCCGGCACCATGGTGCCGGGCCCCACCCGCGTACCGCGTTTTCGCAGTCCGCCTACCAGCGGTACCAGCGACCCCGCTTGCCGCCACTGGCCGCAGGGCGGATCACGAATCCGAGAACCCACACCACCAGCACGATGACCGCGATCCACCACAATGCCTTGAGTGCGAAACCGGCACCGAAGAGGATCAGGGCGAGCAGAAGAACAAGAAGAACAGGAACCATTGTTATCAACCTCCGCTGAGTCGTGTGCCCCGCGGAACGATCTCCACTCCTATGGATCTCGCCATTCCTTCGACACTCGGGGTTCTGTTCGGCGCTCTGAAGATTTCTGGTTTGGGTTCGGCATCCGGGGTGACACCGGAGATGGGAAATGACTTCGAGCAGGACAGGATGTGAGTGGTTGTGGCTGCGGACGAGAAGGGCCAGGCCAAGGCCGAGCAGGCCAAGGGCAAGGTCAAGAAGGTCGCCGGGGGCGCGGTGGGCAACGAGTCCCTGAAGGCCGAGGGGCACGCCGAGGAGTCCAAGGGCGACCTGCGCGCGGCCAAGGAGAAGGCCAAGGACGCGATCAAGCCCAAGTAGGAGCATCACCACGGATCCCGGCAGTCGCCTTCCCGTTGGCTGCCGGGATCAGTGCTGCCCGGGACCGGCGGCGCCCTTCCGAGTTCAGCCCCGACGTGGTCCCTGCCGCGCAGCCGTCCGTTGTGGCGGGAAGGCCAGAGAGGTCACAGCCGTGCGGCGGTGCGGACCAGCCCGGCGAGGGCGAGGGAACGGCTGTGCGGGGGCCAGGCGATGTGGGTGACGACGAGGGGAGCGTCGGTCAACGGGACGGCGGCGTGCTCGGCCCACAGCCAGGTGCGGGCGGAGTCGGGGAGAACGGCCGCGGTGCGCCCGAGGGCGATGAGCTGGGCGAGCTGCGTCTGGTCGCGGACCTCGGGCCCCGGACCCGGTGGGTACGTGCCGTGCCGGGGCCAGCGGGCGAGCGGAAGACCGGGGATGTCGCTGACGTCGGCCAGAGACAGAGTCCTGCGCGTGGCAAGGGGGTGCCCGGCGGGCACGACGGCGATCTGCCCCTCGGCCAGCAGTTCCTCGCTGTCGAACCCGGTGAGGGAGTTGAACGGCGTGTGCATGAGCGCGACATCGGCGCGGCCGTCGCGCAACAGCCCTTCCTGCTCACAGAGGCCGCACGGCAGCACCTCGATCTCGGCGGCGTCGGGCTCGGCCGCGTAGGCGTCGAGAAGCTTCCGCAGCAACTCATGGGTCCCCGCGGCCTTCACCGCGAGTACCAGGCGGTTGCGGGGGCGACCCTGACTGTCGGCGCCACCGGCACGACGGGTGCGGCGAGCGGCGGCGGCGGTCGCGTCGAGGGCCGCGCGGCCCTCGTGCAGCAGTACCTCTCCGGCATCGGTCAGGGAGACCCCGCGGCGGTTGCGTTCCAGCAAGGAGACGCCCAGGCGCCGTTCAAGCTGCTGGATCGCCCGGGACAGCGGTGGCTGGGCCATGCCGAGGCGTTCGGCGGCCCGGCCGAAGTGCAGCTCCTCGGCGACGGCCATGAAGTACCTCAACTCGCGGGTCTCCAAGGTGTCCACGCGCACAGCGTACGCCCGGTGATACCTACCGGGTATGACACGGCACCGTATCGGTGTTGGATGCGGCCCCGGGCCGCGAGCGAACATCAACCGCATGAACGAAACGAGGACCGCGCTGGTGACCGGCGCGAACAAGGGGATCGGATACGCGATCGCGAGCGGGCTGGGCGCCCTCGGGTACCGCGTGGGCGTCGGAGCCCGCGACGAGTCCCGGCGCGACACCGCCGTCGAGAAGCTGCGCGCCGCCGGAGCCGACGCCTTCGGGGTGCCGCTGGACGTGACCAGCGACCGGAGCGTCACCGGTGCCGCGGAACTGATCGAACGGCGGGCCGGACGCCTGGACGTCCTGGTGAACAACGCCGGCATCTCGGGAGAGATGGATCCGGGGTGGTTGCAGGACCCGACCACGCTCGACCCCGAACTGGTCCGCACGGTCGTGGAGACCAACGTCATCGGTGTCGTCCGCGTGACCAACGCGATGCTGCCGCTCCTCAAACGCTCGGCGTCGCCACGCATCGTCAACGTCTCCAGTGCCGTCGCCTCCCTGACCCGGCAGGCCGACCCCCGCATCGAGATCGGCCCCGTCATGGCGGCGTACGCCCCGTCGAAGACGTTCCTCAACGCCGTGACCGTGCAGTACGCCCGGCAGTTCGCCGGGACGGACATCCTGATCAACGCCGCCTGCCCGGGCCTGGTCGCGACCGACTTCACCGGCTTCCACGGGCCCCGTACCCCTGAGCAGGGCGCGGCCACCGCGATCCGGCTCGCCACGCTGCCCGACGGCGGACCGACGGGTTCCTTCTTCGAGGACGACGGCGTCATCCCCTGGTGAGACCGGACCCTCGCCGTGATCGCGCGGCGAGTGTTCCGACGTGCAGATCACCGCCCGGTGTCGATACGTGCTCAGGACGCCGTGCCTTTGGCGGCGCGGCCGACGATGGCCGTCTCGACCCGGGTGATGCCGAGGCCGACCAGGTCGCGGGAGAGGAAGTCGTAGAGGGCCGTCAGGTCGCAGAAGTACGCGGCGGCGTGAAGGTTCGAGGGTCCGGTGGTCGCGAAGGCCCCGTGCACCGAAGGATGGTCGGCCAGCGACTTCCCGGCGGCGTCCAGATGGTCGGGCGCCACGTGCAGCAGCAGTTTGGCCTCGATGGGCAGCCCGAGACGGCGCGTGTCCACCAGGACCTGGGTGACCAGACGGCCCTGGGCGGCCAGTTGGGCGATGCGCCGGCGAACCGTGGTCTCCGGATGTCCGGTGCGCACGGCCACCTCCGCGGCGGAAAGGCGTGCGTCAGGGGTGAGCGCGTCGATGAGGGACTGTTCCAGGGGATCCGTGTCGACGCCGTACGGGCCCGGCGACCCGGACGGTGTCCGTCCCGGGACCGGCTCCGCCGGGCTCAGGGCCGCGCGTTCAGGAGCCGTGAGGACCTGGTGACGCCACTCGGACGTGAGCCGGAAGACATGCAGGACCGTGGCGCTCTCCAACGACGTGACCGCCTGGGTGGAGGGCAGTTGACGGAAGACCAAGGGGTCGCGGGAACCCGGCTCGGTACGGGCGACCGCGAAGATCTCCTCCCCCGAGGTGCTCACGTCGATGAACGGGATGTCGTCGCGTGCGGCGAGCGCGGCCACGATCGTGGCCAGCCTTCCGCGCAGGACCCGGATGCGCAGGAACAGTGCCCCGGCCGAGCCTCCGTCGCGCGGCCGGGCGACCGGTGAGATCACCACACGCACGGTGCCGTCCGCGCTCAGCGCGTGCAGTCGGCGGCGCACGGTCGCGGGGCTGACACCCAGCACCTGCGCCGCCCGTTCCGCGGTGACACGGCCGTCGTACTGCAGCGCGGCCACCAGCCGCTGGTCCGTGAGGCTCAGGACGGAATCCGCCGATACACGCGCCATGGAGACAAGTTTCGCTCACTTTGGCCTCGTGTGGACCCTTGTTCCGGCAACCACGTCCGACGATGGACGGGATCCGCGCCGCTCCCGTCCCCGGCCCGTGTCGGCGGACCCGAGCGACGAGCGCCCTCAGGAGAACCACGGATTCGACCACGGAGGTCTCTGTGCCCGCCTTCAAGGAACGCGAGAAACTTCGCTTCGCCAGCGGTGACACCACCTGCGCCGCCTGGCACTACCCGGGAACCAACGGCGGCTGCGTGATCATGGCCGGAGGGACCGCGGTGACGAAGGAGCCGGCCTCGGACCGCTTCGCCCAGCGGTTCAACGACGCCGGCTTCGCCGTCCTGGCCTTCGACCACCGGCACTTCGGGGAGAGCGGCGGCACGCCGCGCCAGGTCGTCCGCTTCGCGGAGCAACGCGCCGACTGGCAGGCCGCCATCGACTGCGCGGCGGGCCTGCCCGACGTGGATCCCGACAGGATCTCGCTCTGGGGATTCTCGCTCGCCGGCGGCCACATCCTCCGTGTCGCGGCCGACAACCCTCAACTGGCCGCCGCCATCGCCCAGTCACCGGTGGTCGACGGCCGCGCACTCGTTCCGCACGCGCTGCGCTCCATGACCCCTCTCGCGTTCCTGCGGCTCTTCGGCCGGGGTGTCGCGGACGCACTCGGCAGCCTCCTGGGGCGGGAGCCCCTGCTCGTCCCCACCGCCGGAGTGCGCGGTGCCGTCGCCTCGCTCACCACACCGGACGCCATGGACGGGGACCGCGCCCTGGATCCCGACCGCCGCTACCCGGACTGGGAGCAGACAGTCGCCGCACGCATCGCGCTGCAACTGGGCGGGTACCGCCCCGGCCGCCACGCCCCCCGCATCCGGTGCCCCCTGCTGGTGGTCGTGTGCGACCAGGACCGGAGCGCGCTTCCGGGCCCCACCATCCGGGTGGCGCACAACGCACCGCGGTCCGAGGTTCTTCACCTCCCGGGCCGTCACTACGCCCCGTTCCTCGACGCACACGAACAGGCCGTCGAGGCGGAGATCGCGTTCCTGGAGAAGCACCTGCGCTGACGCGACTCCGGACCACGGCAGTGGCGCGGCAGGAACTCCCCAGTCAGGTCGGGCATATGGACACCGCGAGAGCCGACATGCTCTGATTCCAGGAGCCGATCTCCACGGGCGGGCCCCGAGCACCGGTTCCATTCTGCACAGCGCCACACCCGGAGAACGCCGCAGCGCGAACACCGCCCGCCCGCGGGAAGCCGACTCCGGGTCTCAACCGGCACGGGGAGACGAGTCTCCCCACGGACACCGGAACGGATGTCGCGCATGACGACTGCTTCAACGAGGCGAAGGCTGAGATCCGCACGGCGGCAGGTGAGCGTCGCCGCCGCCCTCGCCGTGGCCGCCACCATGGCTCTCACGGGTGCCGGTCCGGCGCCGGCCGTCGGTCCGCACGGGAAGCGCATCCCGACCCTCGTGGCCGGGGACGCCCGCTTCGAGGTCCTCTCGCCCACGCTGATCCGGACCGAATACGCGGGCGACGGGAAGTTCACCGACGATCCGACGTTCAACGCGATCGGCCGCGACGGCTTCACACCGGCCCCGTACAGCGCCAGGACGACCGACGGCTGGCTCACCATCACGACGAGCGCGATGAGCCTGCGCTACCAGGTCGGCTCCGGGCCGTTCGACGCACACAACCTCTCGGTGCGGTCGACGGCCGGAACGACCCCCGTGACCGCCGCCCCCTGGCAGCGTCTGACCTGCGCACTCGGCGCACTGTGCGAGGCCGAGAACCTGCGTCTCGACGGGCTGTCCGTCGCCGCCGACCACTCCGGCCACACCGGGGCCGGATTCGCGGCGGGATTCGCGGGCACCGGCAGCTCGGCGTCCGCTGACATCGATGTCACAGACGACGGGACGTATCAACTCGACCTGCGCTACGCGAACTCCCGCGGCGGCGACGGCCAGACCCGGACCCGCACCCTGACGCTGTCCGCGGACGGCGGCGCTCAGCAGACGGTGTCCTTACCGGCCACGGCGAACTGGGACACCTGGAACCTCGCCACGGCAAGCGTCCACCTCGGCGCGGGCCACCACACGCTCGCCCTGACACGGACGGCCTCGGACTCCGGCAACGTCAACATCGACAGCCTCGCACTCGTGCGACCCGGCGAGGCCTACCCGCCCGTCTCCAGCACCGCGATCACGGACTGCGCGTACGGCACGAGCTGCGAGGCGGAAGCCGGCCGCATCGGCGGCACGGCGGTCGACGCCACCGACCACAAGGGATACGCCGGCAGCGGCTTCGTCGGCGACCTCCACCAGGGAACGAGCCTGACCGCCCACGTGGTCGGCGTGCCCGCCCACGGCGTGTACACCCTGCGGATGCGCTACGCGAACGGCACCGGCGGCGACGGCCTCCACCAGCGGCGCACCGCCACCGTGTCCGCCGCCGGCACCGACAGCACCCTGTCGTTCCCCGCGACCGACGGCTGGGACGACTGGCAGACGGCCTCGCTGCCCGTCACCCTCGAAGCGGGCGCGGACGACATCACCCTCGGCTGCCCCGACACGGCCAGCTGCCACATCAACGCGGACACCCTCTCGGTGACCGCCCCCGACGCGCCCGCGCCCCCGCCGCACATCGCGCTCGGCGGATACCGCCGAGGCCTCGACGGTGTGACCGGCAACGAGAACTCCGTCCCCACCACCCCCGGCCTCCTCAACCAGGACGGCTGGTACCTGCTCGACGACACGCCCTCGGCGCTGTACGACACCACGACGGGGAAGGCGGTTCCGCGCCCCGGCCACGGCGGCGCGCCCTACCAGGACGGGTACGTGTTCGGCTACGGGCACGACTACAAGCAGGGGCTCGGCGATCTGGCGGCGCTGACCGGACCGCCGGCACTGCTGCCCCAATGGGCCTACGGGGTCTGGTACTCGGAGTACATCGACCGCACCGCGGCGGACTACGAGAACACGATCCTCCCCGCGTTCCGTTCCGAAGGCACCCCGCTGGACGTCCTGGTGACCGACACGGACTTCAAGGCCGTGAACAATTGGAGCGGTTGGGAGATGGACCCGGCCAAGTACCCCGATCCCAAGGGCTTCTTCGACTGGTCGGCCTCCCAAGGGCTGCACAACACCCTCAACGTGCACCCCAGCATCCTCGCGTCCGACCCCCAGTTCGCCCAGGCGCAGGCCACGGCCAAGGGCAAGCTCACGAAGGGCGGTTGCGCCTCGGGCGCCGACGTCGGGAACAACTGCTACACCTTCGACTTCGGTGACCCGGACCAGCTCAAGGCCTACATGGACCTGCACCGGACCATGGACCAGCAGGGCAACGACTTCTGGTGGCTCGACTGGTGCTGCGACGCGTCGCAGTCGTCGTCGCCGGGAGTGACCCCCGACGCCTGGATCAACCAGCAGTACGCCACCGCCGCCGCCAAGACCCTCGGCCGCGGATTCGTCCTCTCCCGCGCGTACGGATCGCTGCAGGCGGCCGGCTACAGCGGCCAGCAGGGACTGCCGACCGGGCCGTGGGCGGACAAGCGCTCCACCGTCCACTTCACCGGCGACACCTCATCGACCTGGGGCACGCTGAAGCTGGAGGTCGGCTACACCCCGGGAGAGTCCGCCGCGACCGGGATGGCGGCCATCACCCACGACATCGGCGGCCACAACGACACGACAGGGCTGACCGGTTCGGAGACGTACAGCGACGGCGGGCAGAGCCGCACCACGCACAAACTGCCCGACGACCTGTACGCCCGCTGGGTCCAGTTCGGAGCCTTCCAGCCCGTCGACCGCCTGCACAGCAACCACAGCGACCGACTGCCCTGGCAGTACGGCAGCGTGGCGCGTCGATCCGCCGACACGTTCCTCAACCTCCGCGAGAACCTGGTGCCCTACACCTACACGCTCGCCGAGGAGGCGAACCGCACCGGCCTGCCCATCGTCCGCCCCACCTACCTGGAGTACCCCGACGAGCCCCAGGCGTACGCGGCCGCCGACAGTGAGTACTTCTACGGCTCCGACCTACTGGTCGCCCCCGTGACCACACCGGGCACCTCCGCCACCACCTCGGTATGGCTCCCGCCCGGCCAGTGGACCGACTACTTCACCGGCGAGACCTACACCGGCGGCGGAACCCGGGAAGTGACCACCGACCTGAACTCGATGCCGGTGTTCATCAAGGCGGGCGGCATCCTGCCCACCCGTACCCACGACGTGTCCGGCAACGACCACAACCCCCTGACCGACGTCACCCTCACCGTCGCCGCCGGTTCGTCGGGCTCCTTCCGCCTCTACGAGGACGACGGCACCACCGGACACAAGAACCGGAGCGCGACGACGGCCATCCGCTACCGGCAGAACGGTCCGCGCCACACGCACACGGTGACGATCCGTCCCGTGCGGGGCTCCTTCCCCGGCCAGGTGAAGACCCGCCGGTGGACGATCTCGCTCCTCGGGGTCCAGGCACCCACCAAGGTCTCGGCGACCGGCACACGGTTGTCACCGCACGCCTACCGCTGGGACAGCGCCTCGAAGGTTCTGACCATCACACTCCCACGCCACAGCGTGCACACCCCGATCACCGTCACCTTCCAGTAGGGGGCACACGTAAGGTCCGCGGCTGCGGCAGGGTCCGCCGGAACCTGCCGCAGCCGACGGATGCCGTTCGAGGGCCGTCCGCGCGTGCGGACACTCCTCCGGCCGGCCAATCCACTCGACACCGCCCGAGATCGTGGCACGATGTCCCGCATGACTACGAACCGAAAGGCCCATGCCGCGTAGCCGGCCAGGGCGTGCCAGGACCGGAGTTCGCCGCCACCGAACCCCGGACGCGGGTCCGGAGATCGACGGCTTGTCGCTGAGCGCGTCGTCCGAGGTCATCTGCCTCGAACGAAGCCGCAACTATCTCCGGCCGGGAGACGTCAGCGCTGCCGTACGCCTCTGGCGGGACCACGTCCACCGCCCCGAGCGTCAGTTGTGGAACGACTACGAGTCCGGCGACGTGCACTGGGACTGCTGCGGAAACCCGCTCGAAGCCCGAGCTCTCCTCGACACCGTCATCCAGGCCATGTCACCTCGGAACGCCCGCGAACTCCGACGGATCGTGAGCCGTTTCGACGCCGTCCGGGACCGACCGTCAAGGCCGTCGCCCCGGCTCGATCGGCCCTGCTCGACATGACGTCCCACGGCCGAGGCGAGGCAGGGGAGCAGAGCCCCCGAGGGCGGCACTCAAGAGCGTCCCGTGACACCTGTCATGCGAAATGGCGTACCCCAGGCACTGGGGAAACGGGACGAGCCGCCCCTACCTTCTTCACATGACGAAGTCAGATGGAACCGATCCGCAGAAGACCGATGTCAAGGTGAGCCTGATCGGCGGTCACCGCCTCAAGGGGGAGACGCTGCACGAGCGCACCCTCACCGCGTCCCTCATCGGAGGGGCCGACGTCGACCTCACCGACATCGACATCCCTGACGGCGCCGAACTGCGCATCACCAAACTGAGCCTGATCGGTGGCGTCAGCCTGAAGGTCCGCCCTGACGTCGTCGTGGAGGTGCACGGCATCCGCCTGGGCGGGGTGAAGGACGACGGCCCGACCCGGTCGGGCGGTCCCACGGTCCGCATCGACGCCTGGGGACTCCTCGGCGGAGTCACCGTCACGCGCGCGTGAGGTCGTCCCGATCCCGTGCGGACGGGATCAGCCGCGGTGGTGAGCGCCGGCCGGCCCGGACGGCCGACCGGTGCCGGTCCGTCCGCCGCTGACCCGGCCCCGGGCCAGTGGCCGATTCGAGGAGTCCAGGCCGTGAGTGGCTCCCAGGGAAACGGGTCGTCCGAAGGGCGGGACAGGAAAGGCCTGGCCGTGCAACCATTCGGGCCCCGTACAGGTCTCATATAGCGAAATCGCCTGTCC
This genomic interval carries:
- a CDS encoding thiamine pyrophosphate-dependent enzyme encodes the protein MARTVAQVIVDGLKELGVRHVFGVVGDALNPLTDAIRTTEELRWVGCRHEEAAAFAAGAQSQLSGTLGVCMGTVGPGSVHLLNGLYDAAKSRTPVLAICGQVPLAEIGSEYFQEVDNDLLFRDVAVYRATVTSPDQMPRMLESAVRAAVSQGGVAVLTVPGDLGDQELNENRPARFALDRAVTRPDDPALVEAAELLNSASRVTLLVGRGARDARDEVLRTAELLAAPMVLTLKAKEGFEDDNAFQVGQTGLIGNPAAGHALDKGDVLLMLGTDFPYRDWYPKDCKVVQVDAREEHLGRRVPVTVGLAGDVGATLRGLLPLLEAASDRTHLDDARERFAHWQEGQRRLARPDHEHRWTGKLRAVLDNRDHQIRPEALAAAVDTFADQDAVFTSDTGMATVWLSRFVTMTGTRRLIGSYNLGSMANAMPQALGAQLWAPDRQIVAFCGDGGISMLLGDLMTIKTYELPVKLVVFDNRRLGMVKLEQEQAGLPEFGTELDNPDFAAVATALGITGIRVTDPAELHDSVRRAFDTPGPVLLDVLTNPEEVAVPGKPTVSQGWGFAIAKVKEVLSSREN
- a CDS encoding RNA polymerase sigma factor SigF yields the protein MTVTEATAVRTADLPEIVDPSRVAPKDARKLSRLFFDRLAILEEGTPEYQYARNTLIEMNLTLVRFAAARFRSRGQGEMEDVVQVGTIGLIKAIDRFELTREVEFTSFAIPYIVGEIKRFFRDTSWAVHVPRRLQEARIQLAKATDELRGRLGRTPTVKELAQLMVLTEDEVNEARLASNGYASSSLDATINSGNEGEAALADFIGTDDNALELVEDYNALAPLLCELDDRERRIIHLRFVDELTQAQIGEHLGVSQMHVSRLLSRTLTKLRTGMLTTD
- a CDS encoding PRC-barrel domain-containing protein → MSDSIWGYQPTTGHIAGTDLTGYKVEATDGHIGKVDKHSDDVNSAYLVVDTGVWIFGKHVLLPAGTVQRVDETERKIYVALTKDQIKDSPEFDKDKHVGDAGYHEQVGGYYQNGRA
- a CDS encoding hydrophobic protein, whose translation is MVPVLLVLLLALILFGAGFALKALWWIAVIVLVVWVLGFVIRPAASGGKRGRWYRW
- a CDS encoding CsbD family protein, whose amino-acid sequence is MAADEKGQAKAEQAKGKVKKVAGGAVGNESLKAEGHAEESKGDLRAAKEKAKDAIKPK
- a CDS encoding LysR family transcriptional regulator codes for the protein MDTLETRELRYFMAVAEELHFGRAAERLGMAQPPLSRAIQQLERRLGVSLLERNRRGVSLTDAGEVLLHEGRAALDATAAAARRTRRAGGADSQGRPRNRLVLAVKAAGTHELLRKLLDAYAAEPDAAEIEVLPCGLCEQEGLLRDGRADVALMHTPFNSLTGFDSEELLAEGQIAVVPAGHPLATRRTLSLADVSDIPGLPLARWPRHGTYPPGPGPEVRDQTQLAQLIALGRTAAVLPDSARTWLWAEHAAVPLTDAPLVVTHIAWPPHSRSLALAGLVRTAARL
- a CDS encoding SDR family oxidoreductase — encoded protein: MNETRTALVTGANKGIGYAIASGLGALGYRVGVGARDESRRDTAVEKLRAAGADAFGVPLDVTSDRSVTGAAELIERRAGRLDVLVNNAGISGEMDPGWLQDPTTLDPELVRTVVETNVIGVVRVTNAMLPLLKRSASPRIVNVSSAVASLTRQADPRIEIGPVMAAYAPSKTFLNAVTVQYARQFAGTDILINAACPGLVATDFTGFHGPRTPEQGAATAIRLATLPDGGPTGSFFEDDGVIPW
- a CDS encoding Lrp/AsnC family transcriptional regulator — translated: MARVSADSVLSLTDQRLVAALQYDGRVTAERAAQVLGVSPATVRRRLHALSADGTVRVVISPVARPRDGGSAGALFLRIRVLRGRLATIVAALAARDDIPFIDVSTSGEEIFAVARTEPGSRDPLVFRQLPSTQAVTSLESATVLHVFRLTSEWRHQVLTAPERAALSPAEPVPGRTPSGSPGPYGVDTDPLEQSLIDALTPDARLSAAEVAVRTGHPETTVRRRIAQLAAQGRLVTQVLVDTRRLGLPIEAKLLLHVAPDHLDAAGKSLADHPSVHGAFATTGPSNLHAAAYFCDLTALYDFLSRDLVGLGITRVETAIVGRAAKGTAS